gagcccaggatgtggcatcaaatatgtatattattattttattgggctcagagttacattaactattaaaaaataattaaaattaattttagtttttattctatTGGTTGTTTGGGACctatgaattaaaaaattaaattaaaaatatttgactccttctttgtttgcagtCAAAAAAGACAGCTAGAAAGTAAGGAGTCAAATGACCCAACTACCACATCATATTTGACATATCCATTGGAGAACACTTGAATGTCTTTTAATCCTATTTGGCATATTTGACATATCATTTGAAGATggttttaaaatcctaattgaatataccagatttctaaggatttttttaaactatcttaaaattttgATAGAATACACTTTGAATTTCataaatcacttaaaatcttgTTTGAATACCAAtatattcattaaaagaattaaaatctctcaaaatctcaattgaaaaCATAATTTCTCAATCGAATACACCTCTCTTAATGCATAGTTTCTTCCAATAATACGAATAATTATTAAGTGAGTTATTTGGTGGAGCCACCAAATCACCGTGACAGCGTTTCTTGTGATCATTCGTTGCATGTGGACGTAGCACATTTGATTTTTCTATAATAAATTTAGTTTCTTCATATTTTATGGTGTGTTTACTTACCTGAAATAAGAACTGAAATGGAAAGTTGTTACTTTTTAGACCCATTTTGTTCCCGCActccttttcttatttttcaccACATAATTGAATCAATGCAGTAAATTAAGGAATGAGTGAATTAAgtgacaaaaacaaagtaaagaaGTGCATGACGATAAAGGGAGATTGATAATCATTTTCCAatcaaaattttctattttttgactTCCTTGCATTTGATATGGATATGTAACACCTAAAAAATTGAgaatcatattaattaaaaagttaGTTAATCTCATAATCTATCGCTTTCCTCTCTTCTAAATTTGTGGATTGACTTTGTGGTGTGCAGCTCACAAATCGCATGCTTGACTACTTGATTTTTAGAGAATTGGTCCAATAATAATTATAGACCTGGACAAAGCTTAATGCATATGCAGTTTCTTAGCTTCTCTTATTTTAATGtctaataaatatatttatttcgAAAACAAAAGACTGCAGGCATCAAACGTCAGAAAGCGACAAGTATACTAATAAGTTGAAATGTTTGACCATATCCTACTTAATGTTACATTAGAAAGCTTAATGTTGTCTCTGTAAATACATATCTATTTGTTTCATAGTTGACCATTTATACAAGTTCAGAAGCCTCATCAGAGAGCAGAGTTACTTCATCTTCATTGGGTGTGAACCGGTAAGACTAAGGAGATCAACTATTTAGATTACATTTCGTAAATTATATGACGTAGTTATTgacaattgaattattacttaaatattaattaacgtacttaattattttgtattggTGACTCATCAACATAATTTGTAACTTTGGTAAAAAAAGTTGACCTACTCAGCATTGCTCTTAAGTGAACATATGATTACTTTTGTTTGAAGGCTCACTCACTCCACAATTAGTACTTAATGGGTTGCCAGTTATGCATGATTTGTTAGAAATTGTTAAAATCACCGATGTGTTTAATTCAAAGCTTTTCCATACATTACAGCTTAAACTAATCATTTAAAtttctgaaaatatgactttaacccctcaaattcaaatttttccaTATAAAACcagacataattttttttactcaaaaaaaaaatccagtgACTAGGATCCACCTAAGTGAATTCATTAATTACATATTACTTtacacattttacatttttttagatGCCCAATATACCCCTATTGCATAGTTGATGCGCACAATTAATTCTATACAGATTGTAAGGAGAGGGTTAATGattttgcaaaaagaaaaataagacattaatgttaaaaaaattcattgcaTATTAATATCAAATATGACAATTTTTGGCTTAATTCTATGTATATGGCATTAtgagttcatatatatatttttaccataaaaaaaaaaaaaaaacctaatatatgtaataatacataaaaaaaaaaaaaaagtaatctaCCTACCAtgtacaaaaatgttatttgattcaaaatgtgggtatgtgtatatatatatatatatatatatatatatatatatgtgtgtgtgtgtgtgtgtgtgtgtatttatataattagaccatattaatttacctacctactATTTGAAATGTTCATTTCCAATTATGCAAAATATTGTATACCAACAACAAACTATTGCATAAACTTAGGAATTAGATCATGCTtttgattttatcttttatctacaaacaatcatatacatattactttatatatttttaccaaaaaacacCCCTAATAGGctaatgtaacatcccacatcgcctaggggagtggatcatgtaagccttatatgtatattctcatctctacctagcacgaggccttttgggagctcactggcatCAGAtctatcggaactccaaagttaagcgagttcgtgcaagagcaattccatgatggatgacccactgggaagttgcacgtgagttcccagaatcaaaattgtgagggcgtggttggggcctaaAGCGTACAATAATGTGCTACGGCGGAGTTGagtctgggatgtggtgggggctcgggctgggatgtgacaatttggtatcagagccaatccctgggcGGAAGTGTgttgacgaggacgtcgagcccctaagggggatggattgtaacatcccacattgcccaggggagtggatttACAACAATAAAACGTGCCTAATATATGtaacaatacatgaaaaataatttacctacaagttagagaagtgttatttgattcaaaatatataatacggatttagtataattttttttaataattggaacaaattaatttacttcccaattaatacaatatatatatatatatataaaggtaaATTTTTGGTATGATATGGATACAATTAATGCAATACAAcagtttatatattttatttcacttCTTCTACAACTTTTAATTTCGAATAAATTTATGGATTTGGGAAAGTGgcatgggtgtaaataaattgtattagTAGGTCAATAGTGTTCCGATGTGGCTGCagattttaaatttgggtttttattgGACGTTTATATGTAGATGAGTTTTTATCTAGGAATCATGAATTGTAAGGGCCAAATTAAATCTAAAGCACCCtttaaatttttaagttttgggTTGTAACTCGTAATAGTACATAATGtaatatgaaaaagaaataagatttggTGGGTTAATTATATCTCTTAGACGTGTTAAGCCAAGGCCACCTCTTGTATACACTACAAAAGATTACTCATAAACTTGgccttaattaattttgtcttgtcttaatcaaaatttcaaaaagcgTGGGCTGCTATGACCCTATGAGCATGAAGTAAGAATTATGAATCCATCTAGAGAGAGAACAAATCCGAGAAACTACAAAGTGCACCTACCTTTTACATATATAATGACcaattgcatgcatgcatggaggTCACAAAAGTCGCACGTCAACCGTTTTATATTAACATTTCTAATTACCCATGCAATTTTGCAACAGGACAGAGATTACCTAGCTGTAAAATAAGACTAATTACACGACGACTTTTCATCCTTTGACTAGTAATATTAAGAGTAACAAGAGAAACTTCAAACCACAATCCATTAAAAACGAATACCTTTCTTGTATATTTTGAAGGCGACGTACGCGTTCGCAGGAAATAGCGACCTGGACAAAGGAAAGCAGCTTGAGTACGTACGAAACTGCACTATATATAGACAAGACATACAAGCTTAATCGTCatcaacttcttcaatattcaaTCTCATTCTTTATTCAGTTCATCACTTCAAATATTTTCATTTAGTGGCTTCTTacttgtattgattaagttcaatTAAGCTCGATGAAGAtgtctttccctttcttttccggCCATGGAAATGTCGCGGCTGTTGCACTCGTGATGTTGGTTTTCATGAGCACAACAAGCGAAGCACAATTATCTTCTACATTTTATGACAAAACCTGTCCAAACGCTCTTACCACTATAAAAAATGCCGTAAGAACAGCTGTTTCCAGTGAAAGGCGAATGGCCGCATCCCTAATCCGCCTCCATTTCCATGATTGCTTTGTCCAGGTACTAATTACttgacatatatacatacatacatacatatatatatatatatatatacacaatgtATTTTTAGGGCAGGTGTTCTCATTTCATGTTGTTTTTAACAaaacttttaacttttttcgtaaaatataatataaattataGCGCAATATTGAGTGTCTTAGTTTTTGATGAATATATGAATTGTATTTGTAGGGTTGTGATGCATCAATCTTACTTGATGACGCTCCTTCTATCACAAGTGAAAAGGGCGCATTGCAAAACAACGGTTCTGTGAGAGGCTTTGAAGTCATAGACAAAGCAAAAGCTGAAGTGGAGAAGGTCTGCCCTGGTGTCGTATCTTGCGCAGATATTCTCGCTGTCGCCGCTCGGGATGCATCCGTTGCCGTGAGCGGTCCATCTTGGACGGTGAAACTTGGAAGAAGAGATTCCACCACGGCAAGCCAAAGCCTAGCTGAAAGTTCACTTCCACTTTTCACGGACAGCCTTGACCGCCTTAAAGAGCGATTTGGCGACTTAGGCCTCAACGCGAGAGATTTGGTTGCACTGTCAGGTGCACATACAATTGGACAGGCTCGTTGCGTTACATTCCGTGGCAGGATTTACAACAATGCAAGTGACATCGATTCTAACTTTGCCACTACTCGCAAACGTCGTTGTCCAGCTGACGCGAACAACGGCGATGCAAATTTGGCACCGCTCGAGTTGGTGACACCGAACTCATTTGACAACAATTACTACAAGAATTTGATTCAGAAGAAGGGTCTTCTTGAATCGGATCAAGTTCTTTTTAGTGGAGGTTCCACAGACAGCATCGTCTCCGAGTACAGTTCCAAGCCCGCAACTTTTAAGGCTGATTTTATCACCGCTATGATTCAAATGGGAGACATTAATCCTCTCACCGGTTCAGCTGGAGAGGTCAGAAGGATTTGCAGTGCTCTCAACTAAATTTTTACTTACTTGAGCCACAAGATTGAGTATCCACACATGAAAATGTAACTTAATCTCTATATCGAATATTTctttcagttttattttattttattttatttattttttattttttttacgaGTGTATTTTGTATTGATTCATTCATATGTAACCTTAATTATACaatgttattatttttcaataaatttgtTTTCCAATAATAGAAAGAAGTTTTTTTGAAATATATTTATTTCATGAATTATGAATGATGGTGCTATATATTTTAACTATTAACGATATGACTCTACAtgaaatttgattaataattgtgGTAAGAATAGTGATACACTTACCACCTATTTAtactattatttatattatctcTCTAATAAAGGTAGGAGTCACCATCACATGTGggtctcatctctattagagagatggtaaGAATAGCATTTTGTTGTGATAATTTATATGGTGTAGAGCCACATTATTTGGTGccaaaaatgttattcttatcaTCTAGTGGTACCaccatttgtatcatctctctaatagagatgagactCACATATGTTGGAAGACCCTACCTCTATTAAGTGATGATACAAATAAATGGTAAATGTAGCACTACTCATTTGGTgtatatatttggaaaaaatGCTACTCTTACTACATTGTACATGCCACATTTGTATCACTTCTGTAACAGAGGTAGGGCTCACAAACACATGTGAGTCTCATCTCTACATAACGTTGGAATTCGATTTCGATCTGTACAGTtatacaatgaaaattttcgaAATCGAATCAAGATTTAAGAGGCCTATCGATATAATCTATGTAACCTTAAAGCTACCTTGTAGCCATTTTACCTGCATTTCCAGCCCCGAATCTGTCAAAGCATTCA
This Pyrus communis chromosome 6, drPyrComm1.1, whole genome shotgun sequence DNA region includes the following protein-coding sequences:
- the LOC137738246 gene encoding lignin-forming anionic peroxidase-like, with the protein product MKMSFPFFSGHGNVAAVALVMLVFMSTTSEAQLSSTFYDKTCPNALTTIKNAVRTAVSSERRMAASLIRLHFHDCFVQGCDASILLDDAPSITSEKGALQNNGSVRGFEVIDKAKAEVEKVCPGVVSCADILAVAARDASVAVSGPSWTVKLGRRDSTTASQSLAESSLPLFTDSLDRLKERFGDLGLNARDLVALSGAHTIGQARCVTFRGRIYNNASDIDSNFATTRKRRCPADANNGDANLAPLELVTPNSFDNNYYKNLIQKKGLLESDQVLFSGGSTDSIVSEYSSKPATFKADFITAMIQMGDINPLTGSAGEVRRICSALN